The following DNA comes from Rhodopseudomonas boonkerdii.
GGAACACCGCCTTTGCCGTCGCCAGCGCTTGCGCACTGATTGCCGTCTGTCCCCAACGCACCATCTGGGCATAGAGCCACGCCGCCTGCGCCGGATCGGGTCGCCCGGCGCCTTCCCGGCCAACCAAAAGGTAACGGTTACTCTCGCGCCAGGTGCCATCCGGCGAGACCTTGAGCTTTCCGTCCAGCGTCCGCTGCAATACCTCCGGCGACACACCGATGCGGTCGGGTCTGGCGAGAATGGCCGTCACCTCGTCGCGGTTCTCGGGTGCCTCGATGAAAGTTGCCGCATTCACATGCGCCCGCGTAAGCGCCGCAACCACGTCCGGATTTTTCTCGGCCCAGTCTTGCCGCATCGCCAGCACCTTCTCGGCCGCGCGCTGCAGGATATCCGAGACGAAATGCAGGATATGCCCGATGCCGAGATCGACCGCGATCGAGTTCCAGGGGGCGCCGACGCAGAAAGCGTCGACATGGCCGCTGGCGAGACTGTCGACCATGTAAGGCGGCGGCAGCACCACCAAACGCACATCCTCATCGGGATCGACGCCACCCGCAGCCATCCAGAAGCGAAGCTGGTAGTTATGGGTCGAGAACGGGAAGGTCATGCCGAAGGTCAGTGGATCGGCCCCTGCCCTTGCGCGGGCCACAACTACCCGGCGCAGCGCCTGCGCGGTCGCCATCGGATCGGTGGGAGCGCCGTCGAGCTCCGACATGATGGCGCCATGCAAGGCCGGCGACACCGTGATCGCGTTGCCGTTGATGCCGAGGTTGAACGGCGCAACGATCGGCACCCTCACATGACCGAGCCCGAGGCTGGATGCGATGGCGACCGGTGCCAGCAGATGCGCGGCCTCGAACAGACCGATGTTCAGCTTGTCGCGGACGTTCGACCAGGACACCTCACGGACCAGCTCGACGTTGATCCCCTCGTCTTTCGCGAATCCCTTATCCACGGCAACGATCAAGGCGGCTGCGTCGACCAGGGGGATAAAGCCTATGCGAAGCGGATGGGTCATTTCAGCAACTCCGCTGCGGTGATGATCGACTGTGCGATCTCGCCGATTTTCTTCTTCTCGCGCATTGCCGTCGAGCGCAGCAGCACATAGGCCTCCTCTTCATTGAGGCCCTTGAGCTTCATCACGATGCCCTTTGCACGATCGATGATCTTGCGCTCTTCCAGCGCCGATTTGGTGCGCTCGAGTTCGTCCTGCAGTTTGGAGAAGGCATTGAAGCGGGAGATGCAGAGATCGAGGATCGGCTTGATCCGCTCTTTCTTCAGTCCGTCCACGATGTAGGACGATACCCCTGCCTCGACGGAAGCGCGTGCCGACTCGGCATCGCTTTGGTCGACGAACATGGCCACTGGCCGGCGGACGGCACGCGACACCTGGAACATTTGTTCCAATACGTCACGGCTCGGATTTTCCAGATCGATGACAATCACGTCGGGATCGAGCTGGTAGACCCGGGCCAACAGGTTCTGCATTTCCCGGATATGATGCACGTCGCCATAACCGGCTTCGCGCAATCCTTCTTCAAGGATGGCGGCCCGGATCGGGCTTTCGTCGACGATGACGATCTTGGGCGACTTATCGGACATCGGGCACTCGGCTGAATACCACTCCATAGCATGCCGCGCTGCGCCATAAAGCCTTGTATTTATAGGCAAATGGGACTACGTGCTGCCCTTCAATCAGGCAGATCGAACAATGCAACAGGCCGCCGCGCCCAAAATCTCGTTTGTGTCCTTAGGATGCCCCAAAGCCTTGGTCGATTCCGAGCGCATCATCACGCGCCTGCGCGCCGAGGGCTATGAGCTCGCTCGCAAGCATGACGGCGCCGATGTCGTCATCGTCAATACCTGTGGCTTCCTCGACAGCGCCAAGCAGGAGTCGCTCGGTGCGATCGGCGAGGCCATGGCGGTCAACGGCAAGGTGATCGTTACCGGCTGCATGGGCGCCGAGCCCGAGCAGATCGAGGCCGCCTATCCCAACGTGCTGTCGATCACCGGCCCACAGCAATATGAAAGCGTGCTGGAGGCCGTGCACCGCGCGCTGCCGCCGGTGCACAATCCGCATATCGACCTCGTCCCCCCGCAGGGTATCAAGCTGACGCCGCGGCACTACGCCTATCTCAAGATTTCCGAAGGCTGCAACAACCGCTGCACTTTCTGCATCATCCCGAAGCTGCGCGGCGATCTCGTGTCGCGCTCGGCAAAGGATGTGCTGCTCGAGGCCGAGAAACTCGTGAAGGCCGGCGTCAAGGAACTGCTGGTGGTCTCGCAGGACACCTCGGCCTACGGCGTCGATATCAAATATGCCGAGAGTCCGTGGAAGGATCGTAGCGTCCGCGCAAAATTCTACGACCTCGCCAAGGAGCTCGGCGAACTCGGCGCCTGGGTGCGCCTGCAATATGTCTATCCCTACCCGCATGTGGATGAGGTCATCGGATTGATGACTCCGACCAGCAATATCCTCCCTTATCTCGACATCCCCTTCCAGCACGCCGCTCCCAATGTCTTGAAGGCCATGAAGCGCCCGGCGTCGCAAGACAAGACCCTTGGCCGCATCAAGGCCTGGCGCGAGCAGTGTCCCGATCTTGTGCTGCGCTCGACCTTCATCGTCGGCTTCCCCGGCGAGACCGAGGATGATTTCCAGTATCTGCTCGACTGGCTGGACGAAGCACAGATCGATCGCGTCGGCGCATTCAAATATGAGCCGGTGGCGGGAGCGGCGTCCAACAGCATCGGTCTCGATGTGCCGGACGAGCTGAAGCAGCAGCGCTGGAACGCGCTGATGGAGCGCCAGCAGAAGATTTCGGCACGCCGTCTCAAGCGCAAGGTCGGGACGCGGCAGCAGGTGATCATCGACGAGGTCGGCCCGACGGTATCGAAAGGCCGATCGAAAGCCGATGCACCGGACATTGACGGTGCGGTCTATGTCACCGCCCGCCGGCCGTTGAAGGTCGGCGAGATCGTCACGGCCAAGATTGAGCGTGCGGACAACTACGATCTTCACGGCAGCGTGGCCGGGTTCTAGCTAAGCAATCACGCTCGCAGGCCCCCCGTCTCACGCGCTCAAGTCGTTGCAACGGCCGGCCGATGCCGGCCGGCAGCAATACGGCGAAAGAGCCACAGGACGATCGGGCAAACCAGGAGTGCGACGGCGCCGAAGTCGAGTGCGACGCTCACGGAGCCGACCGACGCGGAGAGCTTTCCTCCGATCACCGGTCCGACCAGCATCCCGACATAGTAGACCGTGTAAAATAGCCCCATTCCGATCGGCCGCGTCTTCAGTTCGAGCACGCTCGCGGGCAGGCTCATGATCGCACCAGCAGGTAAGCCGCAGAAGATACCCACAGCAACGACGATGGGTAGCAGCGCGCCGCTTCGCGACAGAAGAAGTGTCAGAAGCGCAAAGGCAATGCAGCCTGCCACGAGGATGGCCTCGCCGCGCTTGGTCCGATCGGCGAGGAAGCCGCCGAACGGAACCGAAAACACGGCGAGCCAGAGTACAATACTAATGGTAGATCCCGCCGCTGCGCTGGACCACCCCCGCTCGACAAGCATTGACGGGCCGAAACTGAAGATCATTGTAAGGCTGATATTGTAGAGGGACCAGATAACCCCGGCAGCAATCACGGCGCAGATCGTGCGGACGGTCAGCTTACCGCGCTCTCCTTCAATCCTGACGGACGCATCCGGCGCACGATAGACCAAAGTGATGAGGCAGAGACCGATAAGGATTACCCCTGTGACAGCAACGTTGACCGCATGCAGCCCGAATGTCGCTCCGATTGCTGGCAACAGCATCAGTGAGATTGCGATGCCAGCCGGCCACGCGTTGATGAAAATGGCCATCGCGGTGGCAATTTCCCGGCCGGCAAACCAGTCTGCCACCATCTTGGTCATCAGAACGTTCAAGAGAACACCGCCGATGCCCGCGGTCAGTCGGCCTGCGATCTGTGCGCTCCATGACGGTGACGCGGTCATCAGCAGTTCGCCCGCCAGCATCATCAACAGTCCGGCGAGAACCGTCACCTTGTCACCATGGCGGCGACCGATCGCGCCGCCGGGCAAGGCGAGCACGGCCCCCGGCGCGAAATAGAGCCCGATCAGAACGCCGACCTCGGCCAGGCTCTGACTGAACTGTGGCGCCACAGCCGCGACGCTCTGAAACTGAAAGGCGATGGCCATACGGGCGACGAACAGGACAGCAAGAATCGTCCAGCGGCTTCGCATTTGGATCTTCCCCGATGCCCTGAACTATGCCGTTGGCTTGATATTCTGGTTGAGGCGGAAAACATTCGTCGGATCGTACTTG
Coding sequences within:
- a CDS encoding ANTAR domain-containing response regulator, which gives rise to MSDKSPKIVIVDESPIRAAILEEGLREAGYGDVHHIREMQNLLARVYQLDPDVIVIDLENPSRDVLEQMFQVSRAVRRPVAMFVDQSDAESARASVEAGVSSYIVDGLKKERIKPILDLCISRFNAFSKLQDELERTKSALEERKIIDRAKGIVMKLKGLNEEEAYVLLRSTAMREKKKIGEIAQSIITAAELLK
- a CDS encoding CmpA/NrtA family ABC transporter substrate-binding protein, which encodes MTHPLRIGFIPLVDAAALIVAVDKGFAKDEGINVELVREVSWSNVRDKLNIGLFEAAHLLAPVAIASSLGLGHVRVPIVAPFNLGINGNAITVSPALHGAIMSELDGAPTDPMATAQALRRVVVARARAGADPLTFGMTFPFSTHNYQLRFWMAAGGVDPDEDVRLVVLPPPYMVDSLASGHVDAFCVGAPWNSIAVDLGIGHILHFVSDILQRAAEKVLAMRQDWAEKNPDVVAALTRAHVNAATFIEAPENRDEVTAILARPDRIGVSPEVLQRTLDGKLKVSPDGTWRESNRYLLVGREGAGRPDPAQAAWLYAQMVRWGQTAISAQALATAKAVFRPDLYDAAIGAQGPVGYGGEDAVGAFAGPAFDPDRIEAHLAAFEIAHLKGG
- the rimO gene encoding 30S ribosomal protein S12 methylthiotransferase RimO, with product MQQAAAPKISFVSLGCPKALVDSERIITRLRAEGYELARKHDGADVVIVNTCGFLDSAKQESLGAIGEAMAVNGKVIVTGCMGAEPEQIEAAYPNVLSITGPQQYESVLEAVHRALPPVHNPHIDLVPPQGIKLTPRHYAYLKISEGCNNRCTFCIIPKLRGDLVSRSAKDVLLEAEKLVKAGVKELLVVSQDTSAYGVDIKYAESPWKDRSVRAKFYDLAKELGELGAWVRLQYVYPYPHVDEVIGLMTPTSNILPYLDIPFQHAAPNVLKAMKRPASQDKTLGRIKAWREQCPDLVLRSTFIVGFPGETEDDFQYLLDWLDEAQIDRVGAFKYEPVAGAASNSIGLDVPDELKQQRWNALMERQQKISARRLKRKVGTRQQVIIDEVGPTVSKGRSKADAPDIDGAVYVTARRPLKVGEIVTAKIERADNYDLHGSVAGF
- a CDS encoding CynX/NimT family MFS transporter; the protein is MRSRWTILAVLFVARMAIAFQFQSVAAVAPQFSQSLAEVGVLIGLYFAPGAVLALPGGAIGRRHGDKVTVLAGLLMMLAGELLMTASPSWSAQIAGRLTAGIGGVLLNVLMTKMVADWFAGREIATAMAIFINAWPAGIAISLMLLPAIGATFGLHAVNVAVTGVILIGLCLITLVYRAPDASVRIEGERGKLTVRTICAVIAAGVIWSLYNISLTMIFSFGPSMLVERGWSSAAAGSTISIVLWLAVFSVPFGGFLADRTKRGEAILVAGCIAFALLTLLLSRSGALLPIVVAVGIFCGLPAGAIMSLPASVLELKTRPIGMGLFYTVYYVGMLVGPVIGGKLSASVGSVSVALDFGAVALLVCPIVLWLFRRIAAGRHRPAVATT